The genomic stretch CCATCTACTGTGGTCGGCGTGCCCATGGGAAATGATGGCCTTGTCAACCGGTTTCCAAGGGTCCAAATAAACATCTGCCTTTTTACAATAGATTCCTTTGGAGGTAAATTCGAGCAAAGGTGTTTTCATAGCAGTCGTAAATTACAAATTTCTTTTGGTGCCCTTTTTAATATTTTTATCTCTTTAAAGATTTATATTTGTGCCACAAAATTTGAGATATGCCGATTTTAGATCTTTACGAGCACGGAGACCACAGGAATAACTTGGCCCATTTTGCCACGTTGGCAAGTTTGGCAGCGGTTGATGGGGAAATCAATCCGAAGGAAATGGCCGTCCTGGAAAAATTCGCCTTTAAACTTAATATAAGTGAAGGTGAATTCAAGGAGGTGATGAAGAAGGAGAACAAATATCCCATCGAGACTCCGCACAGTGGCGAGCAAAGGTATAGAAGGCTTTTCGATTTTTTTCAAATGATCTTCTCCGATCACGATATTGATGATGAAGAGCGTAAAATTGTGGAAAAGTATGCCGTTGGGCTTGGCTTTTCTCCAAAGACGGCCGCAGGCATCATTGATAAGTCCATCAAAATTTTTACCGGAAGAATTCCATTCGAGGATTACCACGAATTGGTAAAGCGCGAAAGCTAGGAGTTCGCCATAAATTCTTCGGCTTTTTCCACCATTTTTTTGCTTCCACAGAAGAATGGAACCCGCTCGTGCAACTCGGTGGGTTGTATGTCCATAATTCGCTGGAAACCATCACTTGCCTTGCCGTTCGCCTGTTCGGCCAAAAATGCCATAGGGTTGCATTCGTACAATAAACGAAGTTTACCGTTTTGGGCCTTGCTGCTTTTGGGGTACATATAAATCCCACCCTTGATCATATTTCGGTGAAAATCGGAAACCAGCGATCCAATGTACCTTGAGGTATACGGGCGGTCTCCTTCCTCCATTTGGCAGTATTTGATATAATCCTTCACACCTTGCGGAAAATGTATGTAATTCCCTTCGTTCACGGAGTAAATTTGACCCGATTCGGGAAATTGCATATTGGGGTGCGATAGGTAAAAAGTGCCCAGTGCCGGATTCAACGTAAAACCATTCACACCGTGTCCCGTGGTGTACACGTACATGGTAGAGGTTCCGTAGATGATGTAGCCGGCAGCAATCTGGTTTTTTCCAGGTTGCAGAAAATCTTCCAAAGTCACCGGGGTCCCTACTGGTGTTACCCTTCGGTAAATGGAAAAAATGGTCCCTACGGAGACATTTACGTCAATGTTGGAGGAGCCATCCAAAGGGTCTATCAAAACCACATATTTATTTTGATGTTGCTTATCGAAACTATTGATAGTAATGAAATCGTCTTCCTCTTCCGAAGCAATGCCACAAACAATCTCACGATTCTTCAAGGTTTGAATGAACTTTTCGTTGGCCAGCACATCCAATTTTTGCTGATTTTCCCCTTGAATGTTGGTTTCACCGGCGGCACCAATGATATCCACCAGCCCGGCTTTGTTCACTTCATGGTTCACTACTTTTGCGGCCAAACGGATACCGTTCAGCAATCTTGAAAGTTCCCCGGAAGTGTATTGAAATGATTCTTGGTTGGCGATGATGAACTCGCCCATGGTGAGTCGTTGTTTGTCAAACATTGAGAAAAGGCTGTTTTATTTAAGGACAAATATCGGGCATTTTGTGAAACTACAACGTTTTCGAAGAACTTTAATTATGTAATTTTATAACTTTGAGTTTTATTTGTAACAATCATGGAATATACAATCAGAGCAGCACGACCAGATGATATGGAGCAAGTATTGAACTTGGTCCAAGAACTGGCCAATTATGAAAAGGAACCGGACGCCGTCGAAATCACTGAAAAGGATTTGGTGGAACATGGGTTTGGCGACAAAAAGATGTTCCATTGCTTTGTGGCCGATACCAATGAAGGTATTGCAGGAATTGCGCTGGTATATTCCCGTTACTCCACATGGAAAGGACCGGCGATTCATTTGGAAGATTTGATCGTATCCGAAAAGATGAGGGGAAGTGGTCTGGGAACGGCATTGCTGGACGAAGTGGTAAAGTATGGCGATAGTCTAGGTGTAAAGCGAATTAGCTGGGAGGTTTTGGACTGGAACGAACCCGCCATTGCGTTTTACGAGAAAAAGGGAGCCAACGTGCTAAGAGATTGGGATGTGGTTCACTTGGATGAAAAAGGAATCAAAAATTATATGGAGAGCCTCAATTAGGCATCCAAAAGAATAGAATACATACATGAGGGTATTTAAGTTTGGAGGAGCATCCGTGAAAGATGCAGATGCCGTAAAGAATGTAGTGAAGGTTTTACAGGAGGTTGGATACCAAGATACTTTGGTGGTGATTTCCGCTATGGGCAAAACCACCAATGCGATGGAAAAGGTGGTGGAATCCTATTTTAACGATAAAGAAGAGGTAAATGCCTCGATTCAAGAGGTGATTGATTATCACCATGGGATTTTGTCCGATCTTTTCCAAAACCCGAACCATCCCGTTTTTGCGAAAGTCAAAGTGCTTTTTGAAGAAGTCAAAGGATTTTTGGCATGGAACAAGTCGCCCAAATATGGTTTTGTGTATGACCAAGTGGTGTGCTACGGGGAATTGTTGTCCACGACCATTGTGAGTGCCTATTTGAATGAAATCGGTATTTCCAACGAGTGGCTGGATGTAAGAACCCTCATCAAGACAGACAGCACCAACCGCGATGCTCAGGTAAATTGGGAGCGTACACAACAAGAAGTTGTTTCCCTTGTGGATAGATCTAAATTGAACATTACCCAAGGATTTTTGGGCAGTGATGACAACAACTTTACCACGACATTGGGCAGGGAAGGGTCCGATTATTCCGCTGCAATTTTGGCCTATTGCCTCAATGCAGAGTCGGTAACCATTTGGAAAGACGTTCCCGGTGTACTCAACGCCGACCCCAGAAATTTTGAAAATGCGCAACTGCTGGACAAAATTTCGTACCGTGAAGCCATTGAATTGGCATTTTATGGGGCTTCGGTGATTCACCCCAAAACTTTGCAGCCTTTGCAGCGCAAGGAAATTCCGCTGAAGGTGAAATCATTCCTAAATCCTACGGACAAAGGAACCACGGTGGGGAAGGGGAATGGCATAGAGCCCAAAGTGCCTTGCTTTATCGTGAAAAAGAATCAGGTGTTGCTAAAATTGTCTTCTCTGGACTTTTCTTTCATCGTGGAGGACAACATCAGCGAAATCTTCAAGCTTTTCCACGATCACAGACTGAAAGTGGACATGATCCAAAACTCAGCGATCAGTTTTTCCGTCTGTTTGGACAATAAATTTCGAGGACTGCCCCCTTTGTTGGAAGAACTCAAACGAAAATTCAAAGTGGTCTGCCACGAAGATGTTTCGCTCTACACCATTCGCCATTTTGATGATAATTCGGTCAAATCCCTTCAAAACGGAAAGTCGGTACTAGTGGAGCAACGCGGTAAGGAAACGGTGCAATTGGTTGTAAAATAAAAGCTTAGGCTTAATATTTAGGTAAAAAGTGCTCTAGGGTTTATTTTCTATCTTTACAGGTACCTAAAAACTTTTTCTATGGGCTTGGTTTCTGCTAAAGAGGTGGCGAAAGTCATCCATCTGGACAAATATGGCTTTTTGGGCACTTTTGTAGGATGGCTTTTAATGGTGGCCACCAGAATTAGCACCATCAATAGATTTTATGATAAAAACAAAGAGCTGTCAGGGCCAGAATTCCTCGACGCTATTTTGGAACACTACGAAATCGACTTTGAGATTCCGGAAGAGGATTTGAAACGCTTGCCCAAATCAGGTCCCTACATTACCATTAGCAATCATCCTTTAGGGGGCATTGATGGGGTGTTGTTGCTCAAGTTATTGTTGAAAGAAAGACCCGACTATAAAATTATAGCCAATTTTTTATTGCACAGGATTGAGCCTTTGAAGGATTACATTATGCCCGTTAATCCTTTTGAAAGCCACAAGGATGCCAAAAGCAGTATTGTTGGATTCAAGAATGCACTGCAACACCTTAGGGATGGACATCCGTTGGGTATTTTTCCCGCAGGGGAGGTGTCCACCTATCGCGATGGAAAATTGGTGGTCGACCGACCCTGGGAGGAAGCGGCCATAAAATTGATAAGAAAGGCGGAAGTTCCCGTGGTACCTATATATTTTCACGCTCGCAATAGCAGATTGTTTTACCGTTTGTCCAAAATTGACGATGTGTTCCGAACGGCCAAGTTGCCCTCTGAGCTTACTTCGCAAAGCCGTCGTCCCATCAAGGTCCGAATCGGTCAGCCTATTTCAGTGAATACACAAAACGAGGAAAAGACCTTGGAGGATTTTGCGGAATTACTTCGTAAAAAGACCTATTTGTTGGCCAATGCTTTCGAAAAAGAGCGCTTTTTGGATAAGGTTCCCACATCCCTTAAAATTCCGAAACCACCCAAGAAAATTGCCACAGCCATCAGTGCAGATGTACTGAATGGAGAGATTGAAAAACTCCGGGAGAAGGATTGTCGTTTGCTGCAAAGTAAAAATTACGAAGTATTCTTGGCTCAGGCCAAGGATATGCCTTTTTGTTTGAACGAAATAGGCCGTCAGCGCGAGGTAACTTTTCGTGAAGTGGGCGAGGGCACCAATAATGCCATTGATTTGGACAAGTTTGATTCCTATTATCACCATTTGTTCTTGTGGGACGATGATTCCAAGGCGATTGTCGGAGCTTACCGTATGGGATTGGGGTCGGAAATCTTCAACAAATATGGTATTGATGGTTTTTACCTTCAAGATCTTTTTCGATTTGAACCTGAACTGTACGGAATGATGGAGAAATCCATCGAAATGGGCAGGGCATACATTGTAAAGGAATATCAGCAAAAACCGATGCCGTTGTTCTTGCTTTGGAAAGGTATCGTGCATACGACCTTGAGGCATCCGGAGCATCGATATTTGATTGGGGGAGTGAGCATCAGCAACCAGTTTTCAAACTTTTCGAAATCATTGATGATTGAGTTTATGAAATCCAACTATTGGGATCCCTACGTGGCACAATACATCCGTCCCAAAAAGGAATTTAAGGTAAAGTTGAAAGATGCCGATAAGGAGTTTGTGTTCGATGAGACCCAAGCTGACCTGAACAAGTTCGATAAATTGATCAGTGAAGTGGAACCGGGGAGTCTGCGCTTGCCTGTGTTGATCAAAAAGTACATCAAACAGAACGCCAAAGTAGTGGCCTTTAATGTGGATCCCTTGTTCAACAACTCTGTGGACGGTTTAATGTACATTCGTATTGCAGATCTTCCTGAAAGCACCGTAAAGCCTGTAATGGAGGAGTTTCAGGCTGAACTGGAACGCAAAGTGGCCGAGGGCAATGGGACGCTCGAGGAGGATTAATCGATTCCGATCTTGCTGCTGCGTCTTTCAAAGAGGAGGTTATCTTTCCAGATGCCATGAATTTTCCCCACACGTTCCCGTTTCCCGATGTATCTGAAGCCTGCTTTTTCGTGCAATTTGATGCTGGCGGTGTTCTCTGGGAATATACCTGATTGTATGGTCCAAAGGCCTGCTTTTTCACTTTCCTCGATCAAATGTTGCATCAGTAGTTTACCAATGCCCTTACCGCGGCTCTTATCAGAAATGTAAACGCTTACTTCGCCAACACCACCATAAACACAGCGACTGGAAACAGGCGATAATGCAGCCCATCCTAAAATTTCACCATCGCTCTCAGCAACCAAACGGCATTGTTTTGTGTGGGCACTGTCCCATTGATCGTAAGAGGGGGCCTTGGTCTCAAAAGTGGCAAAGCCCGTGGCGATTCCTTCCAAATAAATCCGCGAAACATCTTCCCAATCCGATGCATTCATGGTTCTGACAATCATATCGAGGTATTATTAATTGTAATATTACGATGAATTGATATTCAAAAAAAGCCAGGGTTAATCTGGCTTAAATTT from Flagellimonas oceani encodes the following:
- a CDS encoding TerB family tellurite resistance protein → MPILDLYEHGDHRNNLAHFATLASLAAVDGEINPKEMAVLEKFAFKLNISEGEFKEVMKKENKYPIETPHSGEQRYRRLFDFFQMIFSDHDIDDEERKIVEKYAVGLGFSPKTAAGIIDKSIKIFTGRIPFEDYHELVKRES
- a CDS encoding GNAT family N-acetyltransferase codes for the protein MIVRTMNASDWEDVSRIYLEGIATGFATFETKAPSYDQWDSAHTKQCRLVAESDGEILGWAALSPVSSRCVYGGVGEVSVYISDKSRGKGIGKLLMQHLIEESEKAGLWTIQSGIFPENTASIKLHEKAGFRYIGKRERVGKIHGIWKDNLLFERRSSKIGID
- a CDS encoding aspartate kinase, with the protein product MRVFKFGGASVKDADAVKNVVKVLQEVGYQDTLVVISAMGKTTNAMEKVVESYFNDKEEVNASIQEVIDYHHGILSDLFQNPNHPVFAKVKVLFEEVKGFLAWNKSPKYGFVYDQVVCYGELLSTTIVSAYLNEIGISNEWLDVRTLIKTDSTNRDAQVNWERTQQEVVSLVDRSKLNITQGFLGSDDNNFTTTLGREGSDYSAAILAYCLNAESVTIWKDVPGVLNADPRNFENAQLLDKISYREAIELAFYGASVIHPKTLQPLQRKEIPLKVKSFLNPTDKGTTVGKGNGIEPKVPCFIVKKNQVLLKLSSLDFSFIVEDNISEIFKLFHDHRLKVDMIQNSAISFSVCLDNKFRGLPPLLEELKRKFKVVCHEDVSLYTIRHFDDNSVKSLQNGKSVLVEQRGKETVQLVVK
- the fbp gene encoding class 1 fructose-bisphosphatase, translating into MFDKQRLTMGEFIIANQESFQYTSGELSRLLNGIRLAAKVVNHEVNKAGLVDIIGAAGETNIQGENQQKLDVLANEKFIQTLKNREIVCGIASEEEDDFITINSFDKQHQNKYVVLIDPLDGSSNIDVNVSVGTIFSIYRRVTPVGTPVTLEDFLQPGKNQIAAGYIIYGTSTMYVYTTGHGVNGFTLNPALGTFYLSHPNMQFPESGQIYSVNEGNYIHFPQGVKDYIKYCQMEEGDRPYTSRYIGSLVSDFHRNMIKGGIYMYPKSSKAQNGKLRLLYECNPMAFLAEQANGKASDGFQRIMDIQPTELHERVPFFCGSKKMVEKAEEFMANS
- a CDS encoding GNAT family N-acetyltransferase codes for the protein MEYTIRAARPDDMEQVLNLVQELANYEKEPDAVEITEKDLVEHGFGDKKMFHCFVADTNEGIAGIALVYSRYSTWKGPAIHLEDLIVSEKMRGSGLGTALLDEVVKYGDSLGVKRISWEVLDWNEPAIAFYEKKGANVLRDWDVVHLDEKGIKNYMESLN
- a CDS encoding GNAT family N-acyltransferase, producing the protein MGLVSAKEVAKVIHLDKYGFLGTFVGWLLMVATRISTINRFYDKNKELSGPEFLDAILEHYEIDFEIPEEDLKRLPKSGPYITISNHPLGGIDGVLLLKLLLKERPDYKIIANFLLHRIEPLKDYIMPVNPFESHKDAKSSIVGFKNALQHLRDGHPLGIFPAGEVSTYRDGKLVVDRPWEEAAIKLIRKAEVPVVPIYFHARNSRLFYRLSKIDDVFRTAKLPSELTSQSRRPIKVRIGQPISVNTQNEEKTLEDFAELLRKKTYLLANAFEKERFLDKVPTSLKIPKPPKKIATAISADVLNGEIEKLREKDCRLLQSKNYEVFLAQAKDMPFCLNEIGRQREVTFREVGEGTNNAIDLDKFDSYYHHLFLWDDDSKAIVGAYRMGLGSEIFNKYGIDGFYLQDLFRFEPELYGMMEKSIEMGRAYIVKEYQQKPMPLFLLWKGIVHTTLRHPEHRYLIGGVSISNQFSNFSKSLMIEFMKSNYWDPYVAQYIRPKKEFKVKLKDADKEFVFDETQADLNKFDKLISEVEPGSLRLPVLIKKYIKQNAKVVAFNVDPLFNNSVDGLMYIRIADLPESTVKPVMEEFQAELERKVAEGNGTLEED